One Calditrichia bacterium DNA window includes the following coding sequences:
- a CDS encoding P-II family nitrogen regulator — translation MKLIIAYIQPERLNAVKQALFDSKVFKMSVTNALGCGEAHGYREDYRGAGMEVDLLKRVRLEIAVNADYVKATVDAIIAGAKTGKVGDGKIFVLELGECIRIRTGESGQTAIG, via the coding sequence ATGAAACTGATTATTGCTTACATCCAACCGGAGCGATTGAATGCTGTAAAACAAGCGCTCTTCGATTCAAAAGTGTTCAAAATGTCTGTAACCAACGCACTCGGCTGCGGCGAAGCCCACGGTTATCGCGAAGATTATCGCGGCGCAGGCATGGAAGTGGATTTGCTGAAACGCGTACGGCTGGAAATTGCCGTAAATGCGGATTATGTAAAAGCCACGGTAGATGCCATCATTGCCGGTGCCAAAACCGGAAAAGTTGGTGACGGGAAAATTTTTGTTCTGGAACTCGGTGAATGCATTCGCATTCGTACCGGTGAAAGCGGACAAACAGCTATCGGATAA